A region of Salinibacter sp. 10B DNA encodes the following proteins:
- a CDS encoding DUF5687 family protein — protein MVLFLGLLPLYGLGVGSYVVTDLLQQRYPDADPTALVNGSMLYLVLGLVLVRLLFRFLRTERLDSYLPLPISTNRLLRAQFLLSLVSPHTLLALVIVGPLWSAEMGGATSTVGALAWLASALLLNVVGPALSTQGLSVLLDCRPWTGSVSLLLGVLAIGLDAATGLGLVHAASQFIFGTPVPGLACTLVGVGGATVALLRAMRIRLDTDQQTHRASTRSGGRGAFYRCIEDTLPAGQLVALELRQMIRTRLLRRFLPGLLPILLIGYGNYFIAAVPGGSLSPLGEARSAFWIVGVVAGIMIYGGYSYGVLSDYADGLFARPHALAMIVKSRMIMLGLWALFGLLLTIPLWPWVPRAQVVSALAFVVFLIGTFIPGLVFFGREREPRSTPPLQRAFLRLRPRWRSASKWACR, from the coding sequence CTGGTCCTGTTCCTGGGTCTGCTCCCCCTGTATGGCCTCGGGGTCGGGAGTTACGTGGTGACGGACCTGCTCCAACAGCGGTACCCAGATGCCGACCCGACGGCGCTCGTCAACGGCAGTATGCTGTATCTGGTCCTGGGGTTGGTCCTCGTCCGCCTCCTGTTCCGGTTCCTGCGTACGGAGCGGCTGGATTCGTATTTGCCCCTTCCGATCTCAACAAACAGGCTGCTGCGCGCGCAATTTCTTCTGTCCCTGGTCTCCCCCCATACGCTCCTAGCCCTCGTCATCGTGGGCCCGCTCTGGAGTGCGGAGATGGGTGGAGCGACATCAACCGTGGGCGCTCTCGCTTGGCTCGCGTCCGCCCTGTTGCTGAACGTCGTAGGCCCGGCGTTGAGCACGCAGGGGCTGAGTGTGCTCCTGGACTGTCGTCCGTGGACGGGAAGTGTGAGTCTACTTCTCGGGGTCTTAGCAATTGGGCTGGACGCGGCAACAGGACTCGGCCTGGTGCATGCAGCCTCCCAGTTCATATTCGGCACACCGGTTCCCGGACTGGCCTGCACACTCGTCGGGGTCGGTGGGGCGACCGTCGCGCTACTCCGGGCGATGCGCATACGGCTGGACACCGACCAGCAAACGCACCGGGCAAGCACTCGATCCGGTGGACGCGGTGCCTTCTACCGATGTATCGAAGACACACTGCCGGCAGGCCAACTCGTTGCGCTGGAGCTTCGACAGATGATTCGCACGCGGCTGCTCCGACGCTTCCTTCCTGGATTGCTGCCGATCTTATTGATTGGATACGGAAATTATTTCATCGCCGCGGTTCCGGGAGGGTCGTTGTCTCCTCTAGGAGAGGCCAGAAGTGCGTTTTGGATCGTTGGCGTCGTCGCGGGAATAATGATCTACGGGGGATATTCCTACGGGGTGCTCTCCGATTACGCCGATGGACTGTTCGCCCGTCCTCACGCCCTCGCTATGATCGTGAAGAGCCGGATGATCATGCTCGGGCTGTGGGCGCTCTTCGGATTGCTCCTCACGATCCCCTTGTGGCCGTGGGTGCCGCGGGCCCAAGTTGTTTCCGCACTGGCCTTCGTCGTCTTTCTGATTGGCACGTTCATCCCCGGACTGGTCTTTTTTGGCCGCGAACGCGAACCCCGGTCGACTCCTCCACTGCAGAGGGCATTTCTGCGTCTCCGGCCGCGATGGAGATCGGCCTCAAAATGGGCCTGCCGGTAG
- the accC gene encoding acetyl-CoA carboxylase biotin carboxylase subunit, translating to MSAYPDSTRPLQTVLVANRGEIAVRVLRTCHEQGLRTVAVYSTPDRSAPHVRLADEAYHIGPAPAAESYLDQEAILKVADRSGADAIHPGYGFLSENADFAEACADASVHFVGPPPEAIRAMGDKTAARQLMEEAGVPMAPGTTDAVATTEDGEEIAKEIGYPVLIKAAAGGGGKGMRIVHEPENFAGAMDRAQGEAESSFGDDRVFIEKYIEEPRHIEFQILADHHGNTIHLFERECSIQRRHQKVIEEAPSSVLTPEVRREMGEAAVAAAESCGYRNAGTVEFLVDKDLNYYFMEMNTRLQVEHPVTEWVTGVDLVAEQLRVAQGEELGYTTDDLSIDGHAVESRIYAEDPASNFLPDPGPLKRHAAPSGFGVRVDAGVEEGGEVLIHYDPMISKLTTWGVDREDAIDRMIRALDEYEVAGMATTIPFCRFAMQHEGFRQGDFTTHFVDEEFDPDALHLDNPDRDELAALAATLYYRRTQEEDAPTIASTDNGTKEISPWRQRRRRS from the coding sequence ATGTCAGCTTACCCGGACTCGACCCGCCCCCTCCAGACGGTCCTCGTGGCCAACCGCGGCGAAATTGCCGTGCGCGTCCTGCGCACCTGTCACGAACAGGGCCTCCGCACGGTGGCCGTTTACAGCACGCCGGACCGCTCGGCCCCCCACGTGCGTCTGGCGGACGAGGCGTACCACATCGGTCCGGCGCCCGCCGCCGAGTCGTACCTCGACCAGGAGGCGATCCTGAAGGTGGCCGATCGCAGCGGGGCCGACGCCATTCATCCCGGCTACGGCTTCCTCTCAGAAAACGCCGATTTTGCGGAGGCCTGTGCCGACGCTAGCGTCCACTTTGTGGGCCCGCCCCCGGAGGCCATTCGCGCGATGGGCGATAAGACCGCCGCCCGGCAACTCATGGAGGAGGCGGGGGTCCCGATGGCCCCCGGCACGACCGACGCGGTGGCGACCACGGAGGACGGAGAGGAAATCGCCAAAGAGATCGGCTATCCGGTGCTCATCAAAGCGGCGGCCGGCGGGGGCGGAAAGGGCATGCGCATCGTGCACGAGCCTGAGAATTTCGCAGGGGCGATGGATCGGGCGCAAGGCGAGGCCGAGTCCTCGTTCGGCGACGACCGCGTCTTTATCGAGAAGTACATCGAGGAGCCCCGTCACATTGAGTTTCAGATTCTGGCGGACCACCACGGGAATACGATCCACCTCTTCGAGCGGGAGTGCTCCATCCAACGGCGGCATCAGAAGGTGATCGAAGAGGCGCCGTCGTCGGTCCTCACGCCGGAGGTCCGTCGCGAAATGGGCGAGGCGGCAGTGGCGGCCGCGGAGTCCTGCGGCTACCGGAACGCCGGGACGGTCGAGTTTCTGGTGGACAAGGACTTGAACTACTACTTCATGGAGATGAATACCCGGCTGCAGGTGGAGCACCCGGTCACGGAGTGGGTGACGGGCGTGGACTTGGTCGCCGAGCAACTGCGCGTGGCGCAGGGCGAAGAATTGGGATACACGACGGACGATTTGTCGATCGACGGGCACGCCGTGGAGAGCCGCATCTATGCTGAGGACCCCGCTTCGAATTTTTTGCCGGACCCCGGCCCGCTGAAGCGGCACGCGGCGCCGTCCGGCTTCGGCGTGCGGGTGGACGCGGGGGTGGAGGAGGGGGGCGAGGTGCTCATCCACTACGACCCGATGATCTCGAAACTCACCACGTGGGGCGTGGACAGAGAGGACGCCATCGACCGCATGATCCGGGCGCTGGACGAGTACGAGGTGGCGGGCATGGCCACCACGATTCCGTTCTGCCGATTCGCCATGCAGCACGAGGGATTCCGCCAGGGAGATTTCACCACTCATTTCGTGGATGAGGAATTCGATCCGGATGCCCTTCACCTCGACAACCCGGACCGCGACGAGCTGGCGGCCCTCGCTGCTACGCTCTACTACCGCCGAACGCAGGAGGAAGATGCCCCTACGATTGCCTCGACGGACAATGGAACGAAAGAGATCAGTCCGTGGCGCCAGCGGCGGCGCAGATCATAA
- a CDS encoding glutamate-5-semialdehyde dehydrogenase, giving the protein MPETAPQTTTPESRDAVSVESLAAECATAARELSTLSTDAKNRVLRRMADELEASTDAILSANETDMENGREEGLSEALLDRLLLTPERIEKMANALRDVASFSDPVGEMSGTRKRPSGIEVGKMRVPLGVIGMIYEARPNVTADAAGLCFKAGNAVLLRGGSNAFNSNQAVAAALHRALEAEDVNPAAVTLIPTTDREAVQEMLTLNEHIDLIIPRGGEGLIRFVDETSRIPVIKHYKGVCHLYVDDDADLEIAEDLLLDGKVSRPSVCNALETMLVHEDVAEDFLPRAQQLLDKSNVELRGDERTREILDGVSEVTEDDYAAEYLDLTLAVRVVDSDDTAMNHITEYGSNHTEVIVTDTLPTARRFVRSIDASVVLVNASSRFSDGGELGLGAEIGISTTKLHAYGPMGLDALTTEKFVVYGEGETRHDVEK; this is encoded by the coding sequence ATGCCTGAGACTGCCCCGCAGACCACCACTCCCGAATCACGTGACGCCGTGTCCGTCGAATCGCTGGCGGCCGAGTGTGCAACCGCCGCACGGGAGCTCAGCACCCTCTCGACCGACGCGAAGAACCGCGTCCTCCGCCGCATGGCTGACGAGTTGGAAGCGTCGACCGACGCGATCTTGTCCGCCAACGAGACCGACATGGAGAATGGGCGTGAGGAGGGCCTGTCCGAGGCGCTCCTCGACCGGCTGCTCCTCACCCCCGAACGCATCGAGAAGATGGCCAACGCCCTGCGCGACGTGGCGTCCTTCTCCGACCCGGTGGGCGAGATGAGCGGCACCCGGAAGCGACCCAGCGGCATCGAGGTGGGCAAGATGCGCGTGCCGCTCGGCGTCATCGGCATGATCTACGAGGCGCGTCCCAACGTGACGGCCGACGCCGCGGGCCTCTGCTTTAAAGCCGGAAATGCGGTGCTGCTGCGCGGCGGGTCGAATGCGTTCAATTCGAACCAGGCCGTCGCTGCGGCGCTGCATCGCGCCCTGGAGGCCGAAGACGTGAACCCGGCCGCCGTGACGCTCATCCCCACCACCGACCGCGAAGCGGTGCAGGAGATGTTGACGCTCAACGAGCACATCGACCTCATCATCCCCCGTGGGGGGGAGGGACTCATCCGGTTCGTGGACGAGACGAGCCGCATCCCCGTCATCAAGCACTACAAGGGGGTCTGCCACCTCTACGTGGACGACGATGCCGATCTGGAGATTGCGGAGGACCTACTGCTGGACGGCAAGGTCTCGCGCCCGAGTGTCTGCAACGCGCTCGAGACTATGCTCGTGCACGAGGACGTGGCGGAGGATTTTCTGCCCCGCGCCCAGCAGCTTCTGGACAAATCCAACGTGGAACTCCGCGGCGACGAACGTACCCGTGAGATTCTGGACGGCGTGTCTGAGGTGACGGAGGACGATTACGCGGCGGAATACCTCGACCTGACGCTGGCGGTGCGCGTGGTGGACAGCGACGACACGGCGATGAACCACATCACCGAGTACGGCTCCAACCACACCGAGGTCATCGTGACCGACACGCTGCCCACGGCTCGGCGCTTCGTGCGCTCGATCGATGCCTCGGTCGTGCTGGTGAACGCGTCCTCGCGCTTCTCGGACGGGGGCGAGCTGGGCCTCGGCGCCGAGATCGGCATTTCCACCACCAAGCTGCACGCCTACGGCCCGATGGGGCTCGACGCGCTCACGACGGAGAAGTTTGTGGTGTATGGGGAGGGGGAAACGCGACACGACGTTGAAAAATAA
- a CDS encoding carboxymuconolactone decarboxylase family protein has protein sequence MPDQSTSAPSTDAVEEVRDMAKDFYGGFVPNQIKVLNEHSPAAARAYIATMDLVEQGELPDHEREAVILTISRYNDCHYCTRTHAFLGRQAGLDQETIETIHRGGLPEDDRLRTLVKATRLLLDKRGWLDEDDLSNLQWEGIGKTELYEINTLIGLKIFSNYVNHIAQTEVDDLVTENDDIQEMWPVLGKMDW, from the coding sequence ATGCCCGATCAATCGACCAGTGCCCCCTCTACCGATGCCGTGGAGGAGGTGCGCGACATGGCGAAGGACTTCTACGGCGGCTTCGTGCCGAACCAGATCAAGGTGCTGAATGAGCACAGTCCCGCGGCGGCCCGCGCCTACATCGCCACGATGGACTTGGTAGAGCAGGGCGAGTTGCCGGATCACGAACGGGAGGCGGTTATCCTTACCATCTCCCGGTACAACGACTGCCACTATTGCACCCGCACCCATGCCTTTTTGGGGCGGCAGGCCGGGCTCGACCAGGAGACCATCGAGACCATCCACCGGGGGGGGCTTCCCGAGGACGATCGTTTGCGGACCCTCGTCAAAGCGACCCGCCTCCTCCTCGACAAGCGGGGCTGGCTGGATGAGGACGACCTCTCCAATCTACAGTGGGAAGGCATCGGCAAGACCGAGCTCTACGAGATCAATACCCTCATCGGCCTCAAGATCTTTAGCAACTACGTCAATCACATCGCCCAGACGGAGGTCGACGATCTCGTCACGGAGAATGATGACATTCAAGAGATGTGGCCGGTGCTCGGCAAGATGGACTGGTAG
- a CDS encoding carboxymuconolactone decarboxylase family protein, whose translation MSSDLTQDVEQTATKAYGTVPNLFEETNQYTGAPGAVYVAADAALMDGNLRPVDQQVVLLTMARYHDSRYDAVVHARMALDAGLSPKVIEQLLAGETVSDDRIQALVEATLTSCEERGWLDADTLRDFQERGVGRGELYEIFAFIGLKTFTSFTSHIADPDVDPPLENVEDALDHVPDEPDTIERQRLFMG comes from the coding sequence ATGTCGTCCGACCTCACCCAAGACGTCGAACAGACGGCGACCAAGGCGTACGGGACCGTGCCAAATCTTTTCGAGGAAACGAATCAGTACACCGGGGCCCCGGGAGCGGTCTACGTGGCCGCCGATGCGGCCCTCATGGACGGCAACCTGCGGCCGGTCGACCAGCAGGTCGTCCTTCTCACGATGGCGCGCTACCACGATAGTCGGTACGATGCCGTCGTGCATGCGCGCATGGCACTCGATGCGGGGCTCTCACCGAAGGTGATCGAGCAATTGCTGGCGGGAGAGACGGTGTCGGACGATCGGATCCAGGCCCTCGTGGAGGCCACCCTCACGTCGTGTGAGGAACGGGGCTGGTTGGATGCCGACACGCTCCGCGACTTTCAGGAGCGGGGGGTGGGGCGCGGAGAGCTGTATGAGATTTTTGCCTTCATTGGGCTGAAGACGTTCACGAGCTTCACCAGTCACATCGCGGATCCGGACGTGGACCCCCCTCTGGAAAATGTTGAGGATGCACTCGACCACGTTCCGGATGAGCCGGACACGATCGAACGGCAGCGCCTGTTTATGGGCTGA
- a CDS encoding methyltransferase domain-containing protein — MIQRTILLLAWGFLLAAVGPLSGCAQEQERASPSAKPTTTDSSLTKDVAYVKTPQRVVERMLEMADVSETDVVYDLGSGDGRFVITAAQQYGARGVGIEIDPELIRTARAKARLAGVSDRVTFRQGNLFDADLHNASVVTLYLQADLNLRLRPKLLLQLDPGDRVVSHDFGMGAWSPDRTETLAGSTIYLWTISDRIPDSLAH; from the coding sequence ATGATACAACGGACTATCCTTCTTTTGGCCTGGGGCTTTCTGCTCGCCGCCGTCGGTCCGCTGTCCGGCTGCGCTCAAGAACAAGAGCGCGCGTCTCCCTCCGCGAAACCAACGACGACGGATTCGTCCCTTACCAAGGACGTAGCCTACGTGAAAACGCCCCAGCGGGTCGTGGAGCGGATGCTCGAAATGGCAGACGTCTCGGAAACCGACGTGGTGTATGACCTGGGGAGTGGGGACGGGCGCTTTGTGATTACCGCCGCACAGCAGTATGGGGCCCGGGGCGTGGGCATTGAAATCGATCCGGAGCTGATCCGAACGGCCCGGGCAAAGGCCCGTCTGGCCGGCGTGTCCGACCGGGTCACGTTTCGGCAAGGAAACCTCTTCGACGCCGATCTGCACAACGCGTCGGTCGTCACGCTGTACTTGCAAGCCGACCTTAACCTCCGCCTCCGTCCCAAACTCCTTCTTCAGCTCGACCCGGGCGACCGTGTGGTTTCGCACGATTTCGGGATGGGGGCCTGGTCGCCGGACCGGACCGAGACCTTGGCCGGAAGCACGATCTACCTTTGGACCATCTCCGACCGGATCCCCGATTCCCTCGCCCACTAG
- the nuoH gene encoding NADH-quinone oxidoreductase subunit NuoH codes for MDLSLFLTAAFAFLVINGMLLSASLLVYAERRVSAFMQNRPGPNRVGPVGILQPFADVLKFVLKEDVQPAQSNKFIHAMAPVLMVVIAMTTAALIPFAEGVVVADISVGVVMLLALTSISVYGVTLAGWSSNSKFPLLGGLRSAAQMVSYELSMGLAVISVALIAGSLNFMTIVEDQASGQALLGWNMIRNPIGGLIFIVTAFAETNRAPFDLPEAEEELVGGFHTEYSGMKFGMFFLAEYVNWFIASFFIVTLFFGGYLIPFQPLLLDIAPALDGTALFAVLQFLSLMLKVCFFVFLFIWVRWTFPRFKYNQLMDVGWRYLLPIALANAILIAVGVILFDSIGL; via the coding sequence ATGGATCTATCGCTGTTCCTGACTGCCGCCTTCGCCTTTCTCGTCATCAACGGGATGCTGCTCTCAGCCTCCCTGCTGGTGTACGCAGAGCGGCGCGTCTCGGCCTTTATGCAAAATCGCCCCGGCCCGAACCGCGTGGGCCCTGTGGGCATCCTCCAGCCGTTTGCCGACGTGCTCAAGTTCGTGCTGAAGGAGGACGTGCAGCCGGCGCAGTCGAACAAATTCATCCACGCCATGGCGCCGGTGCTCATGGTGGTCATCGCAATGACGACGGCGGCGCTCATTCCCTTTGCCGAGGGCGTAGTGGTGGCCGACATCAGCGTGGGGGTCGTGATGCTGCTGGCTCTCACGTCCATCAGCGTCTACGGCGTGACGCTCGCCGGCTGGAGCTCCAACAGTAAGTTTCCACTCCTGGGCGGCCTTCGCTCGGCGGCGCAGATGGTAAGCTACGAGTTGTCGATGGGCCTGGCGGTCATCTCCGTCGCGCTCATCGCGGGCTCGCTCAACTTTATGACCATCGTCGAAGATCAGGCCTCCGGACAGGCCCTGTTGGGATGGAATATGATCCGCAACCCAATTGGCGGTCTGATCTTCATCGTCACGGCCTTCGCCGAAACGAACCGCGCCCCCTTCGACCTGCCGGAGGCGGAGGAGGAACTGGTGGGCGGGTTCCACACCGAGTACAGTGGGATGAAATTCGGCATGTTCTTCCTGGCTGAGTACGTGAACTGGTTCATCGCCTCCTTCTTCATCGTCACCCTCTTCTTTGGCGGCTACCTCATTCCCTTCCAGCCGCTACTGCTGGACATTGCCCCGGCCCTGGACGGCACAGCCCTTTTTGCGGTGCTTCAGTTCCTCAGTCTCATGCTGAAGGTCTGCTTCTTCGTCTTCCTCTTCATCTGGGTGCGATGGACGTTCCCCCGTTTCAAGTACAACCAGCTCATGGACGTGGGGTGGCGCTACCTGCTGCCGATTGCCCTGGCAAACGCGATCCTCATTGCCGTGGGCGTCATTCTCTTCGATTCGATTGGGCTGTAG